Within Streptomyces roseirectus, the genomic segment ATGATCGCCGGGGACCTCGCGGGGACGCCGTTCCTCACCGGGGTGCGGGAACTGCTCTACCAGCGGGCCCTGCCGCGCTCGACCGCTCATCTGGAGGTGGTGACCTCGCGGCTGGGGGAGCGGGCGGGGCTGGTCGGGGCGGGGGCGATGGTGGTGGAGCACCTGTACGCGCCGGAGCGGGTGGAGGAGCGGTTGGTGGCTCTCGGGTACTAGTGATTCTCACCACGTCTGATAGGGGTTCTGCTCACATGAGCGGATCTTGAGTGACTGCACTTCCTCAAGGGGTGGCACCGAGTGTCACCCCTTGATCGTTCATCGATCAAAATCATGCGTGTTGAATAGCGCTCATATGAGCGCTAGGGTGGAGGGGGTGGGGGTTCCCGCATTCAAGAAGTGAACGAAAGGTCTGGCTGTCCATTACCTTGGCTTGACTTTCGATCTGCTGGTTCACGGCGGGTTACGGGCAAGTGACATGCGCCTGGACCTGCCGGGAAGCCTTTGATCTGGGTATGTTCCTGGCCGTCAGGGCAGCCGCCGCGTCCTTGAGGAGTCGAGAACCGTGTCGGAGAACAACACAGCGCACACCGCGAAGTTCGTTTATGACTTCACCGAAGGAAACAAGGACCTCAAGGACCTCCTCGGTGGAAAGGGCGCGAACCTCGCCGAGATGACCAACCTGGGGCTACCCGTACCTCCTGGGTTCACCATCACGACCGACGCCTGCAAGGTCTACCTGGAGACCGGCGCCGCCCCCGAGGCACTGAGTGACGAGGTGAGTGCGCACCTCGACGCGCTGGAGACCCGGATGGGCAAGAAGCTCGGCCAGCACGACAACCCCCTTCTGGTGTCGGTCCGTTCGGGCGCCAAGTTCTCCATGCCCGGCATGATGGACACGGTCCTCAACATCGGCCTCTCCGACAAGTCGGTCCAGGGCCTCGCCGCCCAGGCCGGCAGCGACCGCTTCGCCTGGGACTCGTACCGCAGGCTGATCCAGATGTTCGGCAAGACCGTCCTCGACGTCGACGGCGACCTCTTCGAGGAGGCGCTGGAGAAGGCCAAGCAGGCCAAGAAGGTCACGGTCGACACCGAGCTGGAGGCCGCCGACCTCAAGAAGCTCGTCGCCACCTTCAAGAAGATCGTCAAGAAGGAGACCGGCCGGGACTTCCCGCAGGACCCGCGCGAGCAGATGGACCTCGCGATCAAGGCCGTCTTCGACTCCTGGAACACCGACCGCGCCAAGCTCTACCGCCGCCAGGAACGCATCCCCGGCGACCTCGGCACCGCCGTCAACGTCTGCTCCATGGTCTTCGGCAACCTCGGCCCCGACTCCGGCACCGGCGTCGCCTTCACCCGCGACCCCGCCTCCGGGCATCAGGGGGTCTACGGGGACTACCTCCAGAACGCCCAGGGCGAGGACGTCGTCGCCGGTATCCGTAATACCGTCCCCCTCGCGGAGCTGGAGACGATCGACAAGGCGTCCTACGACCGGCTCATGGCGATCATGGAGACGCTGGAGAACCACTACAAGGACCTCTGCGACATCGAGTTCACCATCGAGCGCGGCCAGCTCTGGATGCTCCAGACCCGGGTCGGCAAGCGCACCGCCGGCGCCGCCTTCCGCATCGCGACCCAGCTCGTCGACCAGGGCCTGATCGACGAGACCGAGGCCCTGCAACGCGTCACCGGCGCCCAGTTGGCGCAGCTGATGTTCCCCCGCTTCGACGAGCACGCCAAGGCCGAGCAGGTCGGCCGGGGCATCGCCGCCTCGCCCGGCGCCGCCGTCGGCAAGGCCGTCTTCGACTCGTACACGGCCGTCAAGTGGTCGCGCTCCGGCGAGAAGGTCATCCTGGTCCGCCGCGAGACCAACCCCGACGACCTCGACGGGATGATCGCCGCCGAGGGCATCCTCACCTCGCGCGGCGGCAAGACCTCGCACGCGGCCGTCGTCGCGCGCGGCATGGGCAAGACCTGTGTCTGCGGCGCCGAGGAGCTGGAGGTCGACACCAAGCGGCGGCGGATGACCGTACCGGGCGGGCGAGTTGTGGAGGAGGGCGACCTCATCTCCATCGACGGCTCCACCGGCAAGGTCTACCTCGGTGAGGTGCCGGTCGTGCCCTCCCCGGTCGTCGAGTACTTCGAGGGCCGCATGCACGCGGGCGCCGACGACGCCGACGAACTCGTCGAAGCCGTCCACCGCGTCATGGCGTTCGCCGACCGCAAGCGCAGGCTGCGGGTGCGTGCCAACGCCGACAACGCCGAAGACGCCCTGCGCGCACGGCGGTTCGGCGCCCAGGGCATCGGGCTGTGCCGCACCGAGCACATGTTCCTCGGCGACCGGCGGGAGTTGGTGGAGCGGCTGATCCTCGCCGACACCGACACCGAGCGGGAGGAGTCGCTGAAGGAACTCCTCCCGCTCCAGAAGCGGGACTTCGTCGAGCTGTTCGAGGCGATGGACGGACTCCCCGTCACCATCCGCCTGTTGGACCCGCCGCTGCACGAATTCCTGCCCGACATCACCGAGTTGTCGGTCCGCGTCGCCCTCGCCGAGTCCCGCAAGGACCCGCACGAGAACGACCTGCGCCTCCTCCAGGCCGTCCACCGCCTGCACGAGCAGAACCCGATGCTCGGCCTGCGTGGGGTGCGCCTCGGCCTCGTCATCCCCGGTCTGTTCACCATGCAGGTACGGGCCATCGCCGAGGCCGCCGCCGCCCGCAGGGCCGCCAAGGGCGACCCGCGCGCCGAGATCATGATCCCGCTCGTCGGCACCGTC encodes:
- the ppdK gene encoding pyruvate, phosphate dikinase; protein product: MSENNTAHTAKFVYDFTEGNKDLKDLLGGKGANLAEMTNLGLPVPPGFTITTDACKVYLETGAAPEALSDEVSAHLDALETRMGKKLGQHDNPLLVSVRSGAKFSMPGMMDTVLNIGLSDKSVQGLAAQAGSDRFAWDSYRRLIQMFGKTVLDVDGDLFEEALEKAKQAKKVTVDTELEAADLKKLVATFKKIVKKETGRDFPQDPREQMDLAIKAVFDSWNTDRAKLYRRQERIPGDLGTAVNVCSMVFGNLGPDSGTGVAFTRDPASGHQGVYGDYLQNAQGEDVVAGIRNTVPLAELETIDKASYDRLMAIMETLENHYKDLCDIEFTIERGQLWMLQTRVGKRTAGAAFRIATQLVDQGLIDETEALQRVTGAQLAQLMFPRFDEHAKAEQVGRGIAASPGAAVGKAVFDSYTAVKWSRSGEKVILVRRETNPDDLDGMIAAEGILTSRGGKTSHAAVVARGMGKTCVCGAEELEVDTKRRRMTVPGGRVVEEGDLISIDGSTGKVYLGEVPVVPSPVVEYFEGRMHAGADDADELVEAVHRVMAFADRKRRLRVRANADNAEDALRARRFGAQGIGLCRTEHMFLGDRRELVERLILADTDTEREESLKELLPLQKRDFVELFEAMDGLPVTIRLLDPPLHEFLPDITELSVRVALAESRKDPHENDLRLLQAVHRLHEQNPMLGLRGVRLGLVIPGLFTMQVRAIAEAAAARRAAKGDPRAEIMIPLVGTVQELEIVREEADQVIAEVEAATGTELKLSIGTMIELPRAALTADQIAEAAEFFSFGTNDLTQTVWGFSRDDVEASFFTAYLEKGIFGVSPFETIDRDGVGSLVRSAAEAGRRTRPDLKLGVCGEHGGDPESVHFFHEVGLDYVSCSPFRIPVARLEAGRAATQSEGSDHR